The Anabas testudineus chromosome 1, fAnaTes1.2, whole genome shotgun sequence genomic sequence ACTAGTAGCAACAGCGGTGTTTGTGGGTAAACAGAAAGGGAAAGagtgacaacagcaacaacaaacaccaGTCACAACCATCATTTCCTCTGCAGGAGGAAGTGAAACTGGAGCAAGTGTTGACAGGAGATGGAGGACAGATATTATACATCAGCTCTTATCAATAAGAATGGCTGCAGCCTTCGTTTggcatgtaaataaataaaatgcacgTTTATAACCTGGGAGGTgctgtaaaatagaaaaataggtAAAAATTCTAGTggttgagtttagtttagtccaTCTAACTTCTGCAATGAGCCAGACTAACAAAAAGCATTCATCagaaatctttattttacatttactggtGATCTTGCACACATAGACACTAAGGGGGTGGCTGCAGTTTTTTAGGCGCCATTAAGATGAGACATGTCCTGTTGCAACAATATGACTTATTCATAGACTCATATCCAAAATTGGGACATAAGTGCTGACTCATAAAGACTTACTCTAATTCTATCTATACTATTGTTGTCATTCCTGAGAAACACTGTTTCCAAACTAACTAACAACAAATTACTGTGTTCATCTCCACAGAGCGACCCTCTCCCTCCGTCGCTGGTCGACCTGGTGAGGAACTCTCCCATCTCGTCTGTGGATGatctgaagctgctgctgcagcaggagaccAATGCAATAGGTATTAAagagcaccacacacacacacacacacactaataacaCAGACACGGAGGAGgaaagtgtgtgggtgtgtctacGAAGGCATGAAGAGATAGGAATGTAGTAATAGAGAGTATCTGCGAACACGCCAAGCACCATGTTAAAGCAATATTTACCTCAGACAGTAGCAGAAGACGGATGaaccagcagagagagagagagagagagaaagagaagctgtgACCTTGATGGGTGTTAGACAAACTGAAacccagagaaagagaggaactTGCAGCATAAGGTCACAGTTTTGTTGTCTTGCTTTGGATTCCTGTCAAGGTTTTGAAATATGGATGTGTGCATGGATGTGTGACAGAAAGAcaacccccccaccaccaccaccacccctcctGTGTACCAAACAGAGTTAAAACAAACCGCtgcacacagtcagacacatgCCCATGCAGCTCAATTGGTGATTAAAAGATTCATCATAATCTAATCTTTCTAAGGAACCAAgtcacacatacatatattacTAGACGGCCCTTTGATCATTCCATAATGCATAAATAACATGGTGACATAACAGCGACCACGGAGAGGAAccaggagaaggaaggagacagaaacagggCACGAGGAAGTGACTCAGTGTATGATTTTATCTGGAATCATTTTGAAACTAAAGCCTGTTTCAAGTTTCTCAAGGGTACGGGTTAATTATGGAGTTGAGCTGGtacataaatgtttcattttatagATCTTGTTGTTGCCatcgtgtttgtgtttgaaagttTGCCGTTTGTCATCTTAAATGTGTGGttttagccacattagctgTATGAACCTATGGATGATTACTGTGAAGTTTGGTTCATACACTACTGACTTTTTCCTTTCTATTTGTAGCTTCTTCTATTTGCATTTATACTTTTTGCAGTTTTTAGCTTTTAAACCGCATCAAGTTCATTTTatcataatgtaaataaaaaccatgaaCATAGAAGCTCAAGTTTAAAAGACATGCTGACTGGCCTTACAGGAATTAAATGGGTCATGTGTTAACATATAGAATAGGTAGAAAGTAAGCAGTCATGGCCCTGGATGCAATTAGCACACAGCCTCTGAGAACATAAAGAAGCCGTTCTCTTTCTGCACCAGCTCGTTAATTTGGACTAAAACTCAACCACCGTCTATgtactgcacacaaacatacacactgaatCACATGCACCGTGGCCAAAAGCAATCTACACCGTGGATATAATTAGGACTAAAGGCTATGGTATGAAATGACGACATATGTGAGAGCGCAAATGCACACACTGGCAGATACACACGAGCTATATTTAACAAGTCATATCTCTCCTCAACAGTATTCTTGACAGCCGCGAGACAAATTGCAGCAGAAAATAGCCTAATTGTTTTAGTGGGAAGAGAAAAAATGGCTTCCTTTGTGCAGTGAACAATGAGCTTGGCTAAAACTGCCCTAACAGCCTCACATGTTTTACTGATTACTGAATAAGTGCTGGGTCAATGTTGCACAGTTTGAAATAAAAGTCAGAACCCACCCAGTTATTAATTCTCTAATTGTGTTTCTCTCCCTTTATTTTTCATCCTTGCAATTTCCACTCCTCCCTGATCTTCTTCTgtagaagaggaagaagatgatcATGATATTCACGCAAACAACACCCATGGCAGATACACTAGAAGTCTTGGTAGGTTTGCACATGTATTTATGTcccttcctgtttgtgttttactaaAATCTGTCTCTCATCACGTTTTATGTCATGTTACAAAAAATGCCTCCCTCTCTTAACCCTAACAGTGGAGGCGCAGCCAGCGCAGCAGGCGGCCTGCAAAGTTCGAACAGAGGTGATGGAGGTGACGAGGTCCATGCTAGACCGCCGCAATGCCGACTTTATGCTGTGGCCACCCTGTGTAGAGGTGCAGAGATGTTCAGGCTGCTGCAACACAAGGCAGCTGAAGTGCGTCCCTACCGTCACCTCCAAAAGATACCTGCAGGTACAGAGTGCATAAAACCATGAAACCAGGATTTCAGCATGTCAAATCTGTAAAAGATGTTCTGCAACTTGACGGTGAATGAGAATGCTTTAGCAGTAAATGATAAACACAGGGGAAACAGGTAGCCTGGCTATGtactaatatattattaaaatccTGTAAGATCATAGGTGTTATatctattgtttttattgtaccaGATTTGTGTGTAACACCTTCAAAAAATGGTAAATTACACttataatgatttttttttattcaaattaattgAACACCAAATTACAAGagatgtcatctcaaggtgTTTAAGgcttaagaccttacaaaatataactttatacataattatttagaaaacccaacaagcCCACTTGAGCAAgactaggagacagtggaaaagaaactccctttaatggaagtTGTGTTCTCCAACTCTTTTCTAGGTGACAAAGATCCAATTCATAAACAGGAAACCCCACTATGAGAAAGCCATCATCTCAGTGGAAGATCACGTCAGCTGTAGGTGCCAACCTGCCTCATCTTCTTCTACCTCCTCATCCCTTCCCATCGCTCGCTCCCCCATTCAGAGCAACCCCaatccctcctccacctccacctcagcAGACCCCCCCTTCGTCCcaccttcctctgcctccttcccgGCCTGTCCTCCCTGCTCTGCCCAAGACTCACACCTCCAAGGCTGACCTCCATCGCCACGATGACCTGAAGCACAACCAGCAGCACTATCATCCTGAGGAGCGTGAGCCGGTGGCCAGGCAGTGGCAGCAGGGCAGCTACACGCAGCTGGTGCACTGGACACAGCCCAGGTTGCACCAGGCATCCACACACGGGCAGTCGGGGGTGCTTGGGTCCGTTAGCAGTTGGCCATTGGAGGCAAGGGCGGAGCATAGTGTGAAGGGGAGTACACAGCAGGTTGGGCATGGAAGTGGGTATGAAGGGAGCAGGGAGGAAGGCAGCGTTCACATCGCAAAGAGTGGTGGGGAAGTACATCATCCTGATCACgcacagaggcagcagcagttgttacagcatcagcagcatcagcagagacATCAGTACCATCACCAGCCACATCACCCACAGCAGTACAACGAAGGAGGAGCggaggaccaagaactgaggACACAACATCAACTCAACACTCCCCAGTCAGACAGCGCGTCCCCACCTGGGAGCCCAACCCAGCCACCCAAAGTAGAACAAAACCCCACCCCCCCTCTAACCACCAACCAGAAAGACTCAGTGACCAGCCAAAAAATGACAGAGGtcacaaatgacaaacagaCTGAGACTGCAACAGTCAGTCcaaaagaagggagggagagggaggaaagtGGGTCAACCATTAGCGGGTACTCGGCCGGTGGGGAGCTGGTCAATCAGGGGAAGGAAAAAGACTCTAAATCCACCTGTGGTGATGGTCGTATAAGTGACGAGGAAAGGAGGCAGAAACTTCTGGAGATGGTACAGAGGGAACCGGATAAACATCCTCATCCACATCATCGTCACCAAAGACCGAAACCGACCACGTTTAAAACAGGTACTGCTCATCAGGCTGTGAGAAAGAGTGTGTAATAAATGCTGGTAGGAATTTCATAACTTACCTTTAAAACTAAGTTGCACTGCACAGAATCTGCAAATtgcatatgtaaatatgtattatatagAGACACAGCACAGTTGTGCCCCCTTCTTACATGCATGGTGCACTATTGTTGCTGCCAGTAGCAACAGTTGCTGCCCTTGTCAGATATAGTAAAATACAGATAACGGGAGGGATGACTACAATCACTACCTCTGTACTCCAGTGGCCATGTGTATACTGCCTGTG encodes the following:
- the si:ch211-79m20.1 gene encoding trithorax group protein osa isoform X1, yielding MRKPSSQWKITSAVGANLPHLLLPPHPFPSLAPPFRATPIPPPPPPQQTPPSSHLPLPPSRPVLPALPKTHTSKADLHRHDDLKHNQQHYHPEEREPVARQWQQGSYTQLVHWTQPRLHQASTHGQSGVLGSVSSWPLEARAEHSVKGSTQQVGHGSGYEGSREEGSVHIAKSGGEVHHPDHAQRQQQLLQHQQHQQRHQYHHQPHHPQQYNEGGAEDQELRTQHQLNTPQSDSASPPGSPTQPPKVEQNPTPPLTTNQKDSVTSQKMTEVTNDKQTETATVSPKEGREREESGSTISGYSAGGELVNQGKEKDSKSTCGDGRISDEERRQKLLEMVQREPDKHPHPHHRHQRPKPTTFKTAPSTVAPVLPSARKAPLHPASPRRRRKHRKRISKATIRAMIM
- the si:ch211-79m20.1 gene encoding platelet-derived growth factor subunit B isoform X2 produces the protein MRSWVLLLLLAALTAARLRLGSAESDPLPPSLVDLVRNSPISSVDDLKLLLQQETNAIEEEEDDHDIHANNTHGRYTRSLVEAQPAQQAACKVRTEVMEVTRSMLDRRNADFMLWPPCVEVQRCSGCCNTRQLKCVPTVTSKRYLQVTKIQFINRKPHYEKAIISVEDHVSCRCQPASSSSTSSSLPIARSPIQSNPNPSSTSTSADPPFVPPSSASFPACPPCSAQDSHLQG